From a region of the Zingiber officinale cultivar Zhangliang chromosome 4B, Zo_v1.1, whole genome shotgun sequence genome:
- the LOC121978456 gene encoding probable LRR receptor-like serine/threonine-protein kinase At3g47570, which produces MNQNYLRLIAERVFIRRKDQPEAMSLLCALAAFISLLCASVTAKATISPWPEGDEEALLVFKEKLNDGGGTAMLSWNRSSHVCTWQGVTCGRRHPERVTAINLTAAGLTGQISPSIGNLSFLQSIFLNNNSLHGGIPSSIGRLRRLRHLVLKFNSLGGKIPFELFNCSELRIISLDSNRFVGSVPPWLGSFKRLTDLYLSNNSLTGVIPTSLANASSLEVLALHYNHIEGVIPEVLGRLARLRTLNLGVNNLTGTIPTSLYNLTSLQGLGMAVNRLSGELPADFGSKLRNLRRLLLGGNKFSGPCPSSITNCSDLEKLELEHNNFSGRLPPNIGRLANLIWFNIGWNRFEAQTANDWDFLASLTNCSKLEHVYLNSNNFSGSLPHFVANLSEKLQDLYVSENFISGSIPPGIGNLAGLQRLVLSDNQFIGDIPEGIGRLRQLHDLELDGNNLSGHIPPSLGNLTLLFYLVASFNALRGTIPATLGRLQHLDLLLLSNNFLDGAIPKEVVDLPFLSLGIDLSSNLLTGPIPLEVGKLKNARIFYVSRNRLEGEIPSTIGDCEVLEYLTLDDNLLQGTIPSALGNIAGLRVLNLTKNNLSGEIPQTLSSIKGLEQLYISHNDLSGGIPLFFQNLSFLYALDLSFNHLEGPVPSKGVFQSIFNFSIAGNNELCGGIQELHLPACPMQHLERKKSKLVPLLIAGSSLCFVLLLIIIFVLIYRRQSKKLQSTPLSSRLDIQFPMISYSELSRSTAGFDAANLIGRGSYGSVYKATLDHENRTVAVKVFDLQQLGSSQTFSTECEALSRIRHRNLIKIITCCSSIDFNGDDFKALVFEFMPNKSLDRWLHSQLEEDQHQHAINLSLTQRLNIGIDVAEALDYLHNNCKPPVVHCDLKPSNILLDEEMMAHVGDFGLAKLLPEGMSRCLADRSSSLGLRGTIGYVPPEYGEGSPVSTSGDVYSFGVLLLELLTGKSPLDDMFQDGLTLPTLVDTRGALEIVDPASLLYENGTNLSNRIEECSISLVRIGLACTKRMPGDRMRISDVVAQLRGIRNLFD; this is translated from the exons ATGAATCAGAATTATCTCCGTCTAATTGCTGAAAGAGTCTTCATCAGACGAAAAGATCAACCAGAAGCCATGTCTCTGCTGTGCGCACTCGCAGCTTTCATCTCCCTCTTGTGCGCGTCGGTCACGGCAAAGGCAACGATCTCCCCGTGGCCGGAAGGAGATGAGGAGGCGCTACTGGTTTTCAAAGAGAAGCTCAACGATGGCGGAGGCACCGCGATGTTGTCGTGGAACCGAAGCTCCCATGTCTGCACGTGGCAGGGAGTGACATGCGGCCGTAGGCACCCGGAGAGGGTGACGGCCATAAATCTCACCGCCGCCGGCCTCACAGGCCAGATCTCCCCTTCCATCGGCAACCTCTCCTTCCTCCAAAGCATCTTCCTCAACAACAACTCACTACATGGCGGCATCCCTTCCTCCATCGGCCGCCTCCGCCGCTTGCGGCACCTCGTCCTCAAGTTCAACTCCCTCGGGGGGAAGATCCCTTTCGAGTTGTTCAATTGCTCGGAGCTGAGAATAATCAGCCTGGATAGCAATCGATTCGTGGGATCTGTTCCGCCCTGGCTCGGCTCCTTCAAGAGGCTTACTGATCTTTATCTCAGCAACAATAGCCTCACAGGAGTCATACCTACATCGCTCGCCAATGCCTCATCCCTCGAGGTCCTGGCGCTGCACTATAACCACATAGAGGGTGTCATCCCGGAAGTTCTCGGCCGACTTGCCCGACTCCGCACTCTTAATCTCGGCGTCAACAACCTCACAGGTACAATCCCTACTTCACTCTACAATTTGACCTCTCTGCAAGGCCTCGGCATGGCGGTGAATCGCTTGTCCGGGGAACTTCCGGCTGACTTCGGAAGCAAGCTCCGCAATCTGCGAAGGCTTTTATTGGGCGGGAATAAGTTCAGCGGACCATGTCCATCTTCCATCACCAACTGCTCCGACCTCGAAAAATTGGAACTCGAACACAACAATTTCAGTGGGCGCTTGCCTCCAAACATTGGAAGATTAGCAAACCTCATCTGGTTCAACATTGGCTGGAACCGCTTTGAAGCACAAACCGCTAATGACTGGGATTTCTTAGCTTCATTGACCAACTGTTCCAAATTAGAGCATGTCTACCTCAATTCAAACAACTTCAGCGGGTCATTGCCACATTTCGTCGCCAATTTATCCGAGAAACTTCAAGACTTGTACGTGTCTGAAAATTTTATCTCAGGTAGCATACCGCCGGGGATCGGGAACTTGGCGGGCTTGCAAAGACTCGTATTGAGCGATAACCAGTTCATCGGCGACATCCCGGAAGGGATTGGCCGTCTCCGACAGTTGCACGACCTGGAGTTGGATGGCAACAACCTCTCTGGGCACATACCACCCTCTCTCGGCAATCTCACACTACTGTTTTATCTCGTTGCGTCCTTCAACGCATTGCGAGGCACAATTCCAGCAACACTTGGACGCCTGCAACACCTGGACCTTTTATTATTGTCCAATAATTTTCTCGATGGTGCCATACCGAAAGAAGTTGTCGACTTGCCGTTTCTGTCACTCGGCATTGATTTGAGCTCTAATTTACTCACAGGACCGATTCCTTTGGAGGTAGGAAAGTTAAAGAATGCAAGAATTTTCTATGTGTCTAGAAATAGATTGGAAGGCGAGATACCAAGCACAATCGGAGACTGTGAGGTACTGGAGTACTTGACCTTGGACGACAATTTATTACAAGGGACTATACCTTCTGCTCTCGGCAACATAGCCGGACTCAGGGTCCTAAATCTGACGAAAAATAACTTGTCCGGCGAGATTCCACAGACATTGAGCTCCATCAAAGGGCTAGAACAGTTGTATATTTCGCACAATGATTTGTCAGGCGGCATTCCACTGTTCTTCCAAAACTTGAGCTTTTTATATGCACTTGATCTCTCTTTTAACCACTTGGAGGGTCCAGTTCCGTCCAAGGGTGTCTTCCAGAGCATTTTTAACTTTTCTATTGCCGGCAACAATGAACTCTGTGGGGGCATTCAAGAACTCCACTTGCCTGCATGCCCCATGCAGCATCTTGAAAGAAAAAAGTCCAAATTGGTTCCGCTGCTGATAGCTGGTTCCAGTCTCTGTTTCGTGTTGCTGTTGATCATCATCTTCGTTCTTATTTACCGGAGGCAGAGCAAAAAACTGCAATCGACACCATTGTCTTCTCGGTTGGATATCCAGTTCCCAATGATCTCGTATTCTGAGTTGTCGAGATCTACAGCAGGATTCGATGCCGCCAATCTAATCGGCAGAGGAAGCTACGGCTCGGTGTACAAAGCGACCCTGGACCATGAAAACAGAACTGTTGCCGTGAAGGTGTTCGACCTCCAACAATTGGGATCCTCCCAGACTTTTTCAACTGAATGCGAGGCTTTGAGTCGCATCCGCCACCGGAATCTCATCAAGATCATAACTTGCTGCTCGAGCATCGACTTTAACGGCGACGACTTCAAGGCCTTGGTCTTCGAATTCATGCCCAACAAGAGTTTAGACAGGTGGCTGCACTCTCAGCTTGAAGAAGATCAGCATCAACATGCAATAAATCTAAGCCTGACACAGAGGCTTAACATAGGAATCGATGTTGCTGAAGCGTTGGATTATCTTCACAACAATTGCAAACCACCGGTGGTCCACTGCGATCTAAAGCCTAGCAACATTCTACTGGACGAGGAGATGATGGCTCATGTTGGCGATTTCGGGCTCGCCAAGCTCCTCCCTGAAGGAATGAGCAGGTGCTTGGCTGACAGAAGCAGCTCACTTGGATTGAGAGGCACCATTGGCTACGTCCCTCCAG AGTACGGAGAAGGCAGTCCTGTTTCCACAAGCGGCGATGTCTACAGTTTTGGAGTGCTGCTATTGGAGTTACTGACAGGGAAGAGCCCTCTGGACGACATGTTTCAGGACGGGCTTACTCTGCCCACACTTGTCGATACGAGAGGAGCCTTGGAAATTGTCGATCCAGCTTCTCTCCTGTATGAAAATGGAACGAACTTGTCGAATAGGATCGAAGAGTGTTCGATTTCCCTTGTAAGGATCGGCCTTGCATGCACCAAACGCATGCCTGGGGATCGAATGCGCATATCCGACGTCGTTGCTCAGCTGCGGGGCATCAGGAATTTGTTCGACTGA